A window from Cyprinus carpio isolate SPL01 chromosome A11, ASM1834038v1, whole genome shotgun sequence encodes these proteins:
- the LOC109097497 gene encoding alkaline phosphatase-like has protein sequence MKVAVLFILGCLVWGGMAKSTIPESEKDPDFWKEWAQRTLKNALTLQDLNKNVAKNIILFLGDGMGVPTVTAARILKGQMSGQNGEETQLEMDKFPYVALSKTYNTNAQVPDSAGTATAYLCGVKANEGTVGVSAAAVRSQCNTTQGNEVKSILKWAKDAGKSVGIVTTTRVNHATPSAAYAHCVDRDWYSDGDMPPEALQSGCKDIARQLFENIPDINVIMGGGRRSMYPRNTPDVEYPGDKKHNGTRKDGRNLVAEWTDRVKDKKGYYAWNRKELLSLNPNDVDYLLGLFEPGDLPYELERNKETDPSLTEMVDVAIKILRKNEHGFYLLVEGGRIDHGHHEGKAKQALHEAVEMDRAITRAGLLTSIYDTLTVVTADHSHVFSFGGYTPRGNSIFGLAPIVSDVDQKPFTSILYGNGPGFKLVNGTRENVSTVHYEQNNYQAQSAVPLSMETHGGEDVAIFSKGPMAHLLHGVQEQHYIPHVMAYAACIGQNKDHCRANSGSPSLSHISPTLAFLLSVKWLLC, from the exons ATGAAGGTCGCTGTACTCTTTATCCTCGGTTGCCTGGTTTGGGGAGGAATGGCAAAGTCTACAATTCCAG AATCAGAGAAGGACCCTGATTTCTGGAAGGAATGGGCTCAGCGCACACTAAAAAATGCTTTGACACTCCAAGACCTCAACAAGAATGTTGCCAAGAACATCATCCTTTTTCTTGGTGATG GTATGGGTGTACCCACGGTCACAGCAGCACGCATTTTAAAGGGTCAAATGAGTGGACAGAACGGTGAGGAAACACAACTAGAGATGGACAAATTTCCCTACGTTGCCCTCTCTAAG ACATATAACACCAATGCTCAGGTACCAGACAGTGCAGGTACTGCCACAGCATACCTGTGCGGTGTCAAAGCCAACGAGGGCACAGTTGGAGTGAGCGCAGCAGCTGTAAGATCCCAGTGCAACACCACTCAGGGGAACGAGGTCAAATCCATTCTTAAATGGGCCAAAGACGCAG GCAAATCAGTGGGAATCGTCACAACAACACGAGTGAACCATGCCACCCCGAGTGCAGCATATGCCCACTGTGTAGACCGGGACTGGTATTCAGATGGGGACATGCCCCCTGAAGCACTGCAGAGCGGATGCAAAGACATTGCCAGACAACTCTTTGAAAATATCCCTGACATTAAT GTGATTATGGGGGGTGGGCGGAGAAGTATGTACCCCAGAAACACACCAGATGTGGAATACCCAGGAGACAAGAAACACAACGGTACACGCAAAGATGGCAGGAACCTTGTGGCAGAGTGGACTGACAGAGTGAAGGATAAG AAAGGTTACTATGCTTGGAACAGGAAAGAGCTCCTTTCCCTGAATCCAAATGATGTGGATTATCTTTTGG GTCTGTTTGAGCCAGGAGACCTGCCCTATGAGCTCgagagaaacaaagaaactgaCCCTTCCCTCACTGAGATGGTAGATGTGGCCATTAAGATCCTCAGAAAAAATGAACATGGGTTCTACTTGCTGGTGGAAG GTGGGCGCATTGATCACGGACACCATGAGGGGAAAGCCAAGCAGGCCTTGCATGAGGCCGTGGAAATGGACCGGGCCATTACCCGAGCCGGTCTCCTCACCAGCATTTATGACACACTAACTGTCGTCACGGCTGATCACTCTCATGTCTTCAGCTTCGGAGGCTACACACCACGGGGAAACTCAATCTTTG GTTTGGCCCCTATTGTGAGTGATGTTGACCAGAAGCCCTTCACATCCATTCTCTATGGAAATGGCCCAGGGTTCAAGTTGGTTAACGGCACTAGAGAAAATGTCTCAACTGTGCACTACG AGCAAAACAACTATCAGGCACAGTCTGCCGTTCCCTTGAGCATGGAGACTCATGGCGGTGAAGACGTGGCAATCTTCTCCAAAGGTCCCATGGCTCATCTTCTTCATGGAGTCCAGGAGCAGCATTACATTCCCCACGTCATGGCCTATGCAGCTTGCATCGGCCAAAACAAAGACCACTGCCGTGCAAACTCTGGTTCCCCTTCTCTCAGTCACATCTCCCCTACACTTGCCTTTCTTCTCTCAGTTAAATGGCTTCTGTGCTGA